One genomic segment of Candidatus Dadabacteria bacterium includes these proteins:
- the metG gene encoding methionine--tRNA ligase has translation MGKKQFYVTTPIYYVNDVPHIGHAYTTIAADTIARYKAASGHEVYFLTGTDEHGRKIEQTAQTSGETPIELADRVVVKFQDLWKVLGISNTDFIRTTEPRHHEAVSEIWRLVQKNGDIYLDEYEGWYDVRNEAFITEIQLEEIMKLPEESRPHLEKIKEQSYFFRLSSYQEPLLRHYREHPEFIKPDYRRNEVVSFVEGGLRDLSVSRTNFSWGIPAPDSEGHVVYVWFDALTNYLTSLGFPEKTGDFQKFWPADIHLVGKDILRFHAIYWPAFLMSAGLPLPKTVFAHGWWTVEGEKMSKSLGNVVDPYQVVEEFDSEIFRYFLLREIPFGQDGDYSRKSLVNRVNGELVNGLGNLVSRSLGMIERYLGGVVPKPAELSESEKEIENFYRETAQQVHSDLEELAFNRALSRIWEFIALVNRYVDNTAPWKLAKQQEQGERLETVLWTLVESIRVISLLVYPFLPETARDIREKIGLSPELGAEDAHWGGTKPGTAIKKGENLFTRITEKSE, from the coding sequence ATGGGAAAAAAACAGTTCTACGTAACGACACCCATCTACTACGTAAACGACGTGCCACACATCGGCCACGCCTACACAACCATAGCGGCTGATACAATCGCGAGATACAAGGCTGCTTCGGGACATGAAGTCTACTTCCTCACGGGAACAGACGAACACGGAAGAAAAATAGAACAGACCGCCCAAACGAGCGGAGAAACTCCTATAGAACTTGCCGACAGGGTGGTAGTGAAGTTTCAGGATCTTTGGAAAGTCCTAGGCATCTCGAACACCGATTTCATAAGAACCACGGAACCGCGTCACCACGAGGCGGTTTCCGAGATCTGGAGACTGGTGCAGAAAAACGGTGACATATACCTTGACGAGTACGAGGGGTGGTACGACGTAAGAAACGAGGCTTTCATAACCGAAATCCAGCTTGAAGAAATAATGAAGCTTCCCGAAGAAAGCCGCCCTCACCTAGAAAAAATAAAAGAGCAGAGCTACTTTTTCAGGCTCTCTAGTTACCAAGAGCCTCTTCTTCGGCATTACAGAGAACACCCCGAGTTCATAAAACCTGATTACAGAAGAAACGAGGTCGTAAGTTTCGTCGAGGGAGGCCTCAGGGACTTAAGCGTAAGCAGAACGAATTTCTCATGGGGAATTCCGGCCCCCGACTCAGAAGGACATGTAGTCTACGTCTGGTTCGATGCCCTCACGAACTACCTGACATCTCTGGGCTTCCCTGAAAAGACCGGGGATTTTCAGAAGTTCTGGCCTGCAGATATCCATCTTGTTGGAAAAGACATACTCAGGTTCCACGCAATCTACTGGCCCGCGTTTTTGATGTCGGCGGGACTCCCGCTTCCGAAAACAGTCTTCGCACACGGGTGGTGGACGGTAGAAGGGGAGAAGATGTCGAAATCTCTGGGAAATGTGGTTGATCCCTATCAGGTTGTGGAGGAGTTCGATTCCGAGATATTCCGCTATTTTCTGCTTCGCGAAATACCTTTCGGACAGGACGGGGACTACTCCAGAAAATCGCTTGTAAACCGCGTGAACGGAGAACTAGTAAATGGCCTTGGAAACCTGGTGAGCCGTTCGCTCGGGATGATAGAGAGATACCTCGGGGGTGTCGTTCCGAAGCCCGCAGAGTTATCGGAAAGTGAGAAGGAGATAGAGAATTTCTACCGAGAGACGGCGCAACAAGTCCACTCTGATCTTGAGGAACTCGCTTTTAACAGGGCGCTTTCCCGCATATGGGAATTCATAGCGCTTGTAAACCGCTACGTTGATAACACAGCACCCTGGAAACTTGCTAAGCAGCAAGAACAAGGCGAACGACTCGAAACGGTGCTTTGGACGCTTGTTGAGAGTATCAGGGTGATTTCCCTCCTTGTCTACCCGTTCCTGCCGGAAACCGCCCGCGATATCCGAGAGAAAATCGGTCTTTCTCCCGAACTCGGTGCCGAGGATGCGCACTGGGGAGGTACAAAGCCCGGAACGGCGATAAAAAAGGGAGAAAATCTTTTCACGAGAATAACGGAGAAAAGCGAATAA
- a CDS encoding amino acid ABC transporter substrate-binding protein, whose product MRVIKFFAVITVLLLSTVMAEAGTLEEVKARGKVNCIVSSGLAGFASPDEKGNWTGFDVDFCRAVAAAVFGSGDKVKFVPTTNKTRFTQLNAGEGDILFRNTTETLSRDVDLKLTFLPVNYYDGQGFLIRKSLGVTSATQLAGASVCIQTGTTTELNLADYFRANKMKYEPVNTETNEESIVAYESKRCDVYTTDASALASTRAALKNPSEHVILPEIISKEPLGGAVRHGDDRWADIGKWVVNALIIAEEMGITQKNVKELAKKPGNDPGMNRFLGTEGSMGEMLGLDKKWAVNAISAVGNYGEIFERHLGPKTPLALERGLNASWKAGGILYAAPIR is encoded by the coding sequence ATGAGAGTAATTAAATTCTTTGCAGTGATTACAGTACTGCTTTTATCCACGGTTATGGCCGAGGCGGGCACGCTCGAGGAAGTGAAAGCCCGGGGAAAGGTAAACTGCATCGTTTCATCAGGATTGGCGGGATTTGCCTCGCCGGATGAAAAAGGCAACTGGACGGGTTTTGACGTCGATTTCTGCCGTGCCGTTGCAGCAGCCGTGTTTGGAAGCGGCGACAAAGTGAAATTTGTACCGACTACGAATAAAACGCGGTTTACCCAGCTAAATGCCGGCGAAGGCGACATACTGTTCCGCAACACCACCGAAACACTGAGTCGTGACGTTGACCTGAAGCTGACCTTCCTGCCCGTTAACTACTATGATGGTCAGGGCTTTTTAATTCGCAAAAGCCTTGGGGTAACGTCAGCAACACAACTGGCCGGGGCTTCAGTGTGCATCCAGACCGGCACCACCACGGAACTTAACCTGGCGGATTACTTCAGAGCCAACAAAATGAAGTACGAGCCCGTAAACACAGAGACCAACGAAGAAAGCATCGTCGCATATGAAAGCAAAAGATGCGACGTGTACACAACCGACGCGTCGGCGCTGGCCTCTACGCGAGCGGCACTGAAAAATCCTTCGGAGCATGTGATTCTTCCCGAAATCATTTCAAAAGAGCCGCTGGGCGGCGCGGTGCGCCACGGCGATGATCGTTGGGCTGATATCGGAAAGTGGGTGGTTAACGCGCTGATTATCGCAGAAGAGATGGGAATCACCCAGAAAAACGTCAAGGAGCTCGCCAAAAAACCTGGGAACGATCCGGGCATGAACCGTTTTCTAGGCACCGAAGGCAGCATGGGCGAAATGCTCGGTCTTGACAAGAAGTGGGCCGTTAACGCAATTTCAGCCGTAGGCAACTACGGAGAGATATTCGAAAGGCATCTGGGGCCTAAGACTCCTCTAGCGCTTGAAAGGGGGCTTAACGCTTCCTGGAAAGCAGGGGGAATTTTGTACGCAGCGCCCATTCGCTGA
- a CDS encoding ABC transporter permease subunit (The N-terminal region of this protein, as described by TIGR01726, is a three transmembrane segment that identifies a subfamily of ABC transporter permease subunits, which specificities that include histidine, arginine, glutamine, glutamate, L-cystine (sic), the opines (in Agrobacterium) octopine and nopaline, etc.), which produces MDSTAFLSRLWRDEHSRSVIIQVLAVVLIFGLFAYLVRNAIVNLEAIGKGFSFGYLQEPASYDINQHLIEYTSRSTHFRAMLVGILNTLLVAVSGVVLATVLGFTLGVLRLSKNLLASKLAHIYIDYVRNVPVLLHILLVYGIIVNTLPVPREAQSLGDIAFLTNRGFFLPKPIFEPLFLVILGLFAAGIVFTIWFRRYAADIQRKTGEHYPVFWISLGAVLGIPFISYFLIGGPITFEIPALTGFNFSGGMVVRPEFTALWIALSLYTAAFIAEIVRAGIISVNYGQTEASLALGINHGRTLNLVVIPQALRVIVPPLTSQYLNLAKNSSLAIAIGYMDIVATIGGITLNQTGREMECMIIVLLLYLSLSLLISFAMNIYNKRISLVER; this is translated from the coding sequence ATGGATTCAACAGCTTTTCTGTCTCGATTGTGGAGGGATGAGCATTCCCGATCCGTTATTATTCAGGTCCTCGCAGTCGTGCTGATCTTCGGCTTGTTCGCCTACCTAGTAAGAAATGCCATTGTCAACCTTGAGGCAATAGGCAAAGGGTTTAGTTTCGGCTATCTGCAGGAACCCGCAAGCTATGATATAAATCAGCATCTAATAGAATACACGTCCCGTTCCACTCACTTCCGCGCAATGCTGGTGGGAATTCTAAATACCCTTCTGGTGGCGGTAAGCGGCGTCGTTCTGGCAACGGTTCTTGGATTCACGCTGGGCGTTCTGCGGCTGTCGAAAAACCTGCTGGCAAGCAAGCTTGCCCACATCTATATTGATTATGTAAGGAATGTACCCGTACTGCTCCACATACTCCTTGTATACGGGATCATAGTTAATACGCTTCCCGTGCCCAGAGAGGCGCAAAGTCTCGGCGATATCGCATTTCTGACTAATCGCGGCTTTTTTCTTCCCAAACCGATTTTTGAACCTCTGTTTCTGGTGATTCTGGGTCTGTTCGCCGCGGGAATTGTTTTCACAATATGGTTCCGCAGATATGCGGCGGATATACAGAGAAAAACGGGAGAGCACTACCCGGTGTTCTGGATATCGTTGGGGGCCGTGCTGGGAATTCCGTTTATCTCCTATTTTCTGATAGGTGGTCCGATCACGTTTGAGATACCCGCGCTGACAGGATTTAACTTTAGCGGAGGTATGGTGGTCAGGCCTGAATTCACCGCACTTTGGATTGCACTTTCCCTGTATACAGCCGCGTTTATCGCCGAGATAGTAAGAGCCGGCATCATCTCCGTCAATTACGGGCAGACCGAAGCGTCCCTAGCCCTTGGGATAAACCACGGCAGAACGCTTAATCTGGTCGTGATTCCCCAGGCGCTGAGGGTGATAGTACCACCGCTTACCTCGCAATATCTTAACCTTGCCAAGAATTCATCTCTGGCCATCGCGATCGGCTACATGGACATAGTCGCCACCATCGGCGGCATTACGCTTAACCAGACGGGCAGGGAAATGGAATGCATGATTATCGTGCTGTTGCTGTATCTCTCATTATCCCTGTTAATATCCTTCGCGATGAATATCTACAACAAACGAATCAGCCTGGTTGAACGTTAG
- a CDS encoding amino acid ABC transporter permease, with amino-acid sequence MNQRNYRVGEHPDLPPPRNVIGIYAWTRKNFFSSATNIVLTLLAFWFLIETVPALVDWLFLDAAFTGGSRDECRAKAGGACWAVIGERLNLFTYGFYPVAERWRVNLSLVLLIFTLFPILFEKAPYRKYALHIAVAFPFVTAWLLVGGLGLTPVETDQFGGFMLTLVIGITGIGFSLPIGILLALGRQSKLPAIQIFSIGFIEFIRGVPLITLLFVASTMLNYFLPPGVTFDLLLRVLIMVTLFASAYMAEVIRGGLQAIPKGQFEAADSMGLHYWSAMRLIVLPQAMKISIPGIVNTFIGLYKDTTLVIIIGLLDPLGIGRASLADTRWTGLSTEVYLFVAIFFFISCFGMARYSQYLESKLETDHKR; translated from the coding sequence ATAAACCAAAGAAACTACAGAGTTGGAGAACACCCTGATCTTCCGCCGCCTCGTAACGTAATAGGAATCTACGCCTGGACAAGAAAAAATTTTTTCTCGAGTGCCACAAACATAGTCTTAACGCTTCTGGCGTTCTGGTTCCTGATTGAAACCGTTCCCGCGCTTGTGGACTGGCTGTTTCTTGACGCGGCATTTACCGGGGGAAGCAGAGATGAATGCAGGGCCAAGGCTGGCGGTGCGTGCTGGGCGGTTATCGGCGAACGTCTTAACCTGTTTACCTATGGTTTTTACCCAGTCGCTGAGCGCTGGCGGGTGAATCTTTCACTTGTCCTGCTGATTTTCACTCTTTTTCCGATACTCTTTGAAAAAGCGCCTTATCGCAAATACGCTCTTCATATCGCGGTCGCCTTCCCATTCGTCACCGCATGGCTTCTGGTCGGAGGACTAGGTCTTACGCCTGTCGAAACCGACCAGTTCGGCGGTTTCATGCTTACCTTGGTCATCGGAATAACCGGCATCGGGTTTTCATTACCGATTGGGATTCTGCTGGCTCTGGGTCGTCAGTCGAAGCTCCCCGCCATCCAGATATTTTCAATAGGCTTCATTGAGTTTATCCGCGGAGTACCGTTGATTACTCTTCTGTTCGTAGCTTCAACGATGCTTAATTATTTCCTCCCTCCAGGAGTGACTTTCGATCTTCTGCTGCGCGTACTGATCATGGTTACCCTTTTCGCGTCGGCATACATGGCGGAAGTTATCCGTGGAGGTCTGCAGGCAATACCGAAAGGACAGTTCGAAGCCGCGGATTCAATGGGGCTTCACTACTGGTCCGCCATGAGGCTGATCGTATTGCCCCAGGCGATGAAGATTTCCATACCCGGCATAGTGAATACTTTTATCGGACTATACAAGGATACGACACTGGTAATTATTATCGGACTTCTAGATCCTCTTGGGATAGGCAGAGCGTCTCTCGCAGATACAAGGTGGACGGGGCTCTCCACCGAGGTTTATCTGTTCGTGGCAATATTCTTTTTTATCTCTTGTTTTGGGATGGCAAGATATTCACAGTACCTTGAAAGTAAACTGGAAACCGATCATAAAAGATAA
- a CDS encoding amino acid ABC transporter ATP-binding protein, translating to MTQKPESANEKTTSGAENYAVIMRDVHKWYGKFHVLKNINLNVRVGEKIVVCGPSGSGKSTLIRCINRLEEHQQGEIIVEGIELSHDIKNIEIIRREVGMVFQHFNLFPHLTVLENCTLAPIWVRKMPLAEANATAMKYLERVKIPEQADKYPGQLSGGQQQRVAIARSLCMKPRILLFDEPTSALDPEMIKEVLDVMIQLASEGITMICVTHEMGFARTVGDRVIFMDNGEIIEENNPDDFFLNPQHERTKLFLSQILDH from the coding sequence ATGACCCAAAAACCTGAATCAGCGAATGAAAAAACAACATCGGGCGCAGAGAACTACGCGGTAATAATGCGGGATGTGCACAAATGGTACGGCAAGTTCCATGTGCTTAAAAACATCAATCTTAATGTCAGAGTCGGGGAAAAAATCGTTGTATGCGGCCCATCGGGTTCGGGAAAATCAACATTAATCAGATGCATCAACCGGCTGGAGGAACACCAGCAGGGAGAAATCATCGTTGAGGGAATAGAACTTTCCCATGATATCAAGAACATCGAGATCATTCGGCGCGAGGTGGGCATGGTCTTTCAGCATTTCAACCTGTTTCCGCACCTGACGGTGCTTGAGAACTGTACCCTTGCCCCCATATGGGTCCGCAAAATGCCTCTTGCGGAGGCAAACGCAACTGCCATGAAATATCTGGAAAGAGTCAAGATCCCCGAGCAGGCGGACAAGTACCCGGGTCAGCTCTCAGGAGGCCAGCAGCAACGCGTGGCGATAGCCCGAAGTCTCTGCATGAAACCCCGGATACTGCTGTTTGACGAACCAACATCGGCACTTGACCCCGAAATGATCAAGGAAGTGCTAGACGTGATGATTCAGCTGGCAAGCGAAGGGATCACCATGATATGCGTGACCCATGAAATGGGATTCGCAAGAACTGTCGGCGACCGCGTCATCTTCATGGACAACGGAGAAATAATTGAGGAGAACAACCCCGATGACTTCTTCCTGAACCCGCAGCATGAAAGAACGAAGCTGTTTTTAAGCCAGATACTGGATCACTGA
- a CDS encoding amino acid ABC transporter substrate-binding protein, translating to MIILHKGGGRNLISSLNSRGFILLKKIVDIRATKFLAIIAVLFSFTVIADAGTLEDVKARGKLNCIVSSGLAGFASPDGKGGWTGFDVDFCRAVAAAVLGSGDKVNFVPSTNRTRFAQLNAGEGDILFRNTTETLSRDVDLKLTFLPVNYYDGQGFLVRRNLGVTSATQLAGASVCVQVGTTTELNLADYFRFNKMEYEHLNTGTNAESIIMYESKRCDVYTTDASALASTRAALKNPSEHVILPEIISKEPLGGAVRHGDDRWADIGKWVVNALIIAEEMGITQKNVKELAKKPGNDPGMNRFLGTEGSMGEMLGLDKKWAVNAISAVGNYGEIFERHLGLNTPLALERGLNASWKAGGLLYAAPIR from the coding sequence ATGATTATTTTACATAAGGGAGGGGGCAGAAATCTGATTTCATCCTTAAATTCAAGAGGTTTCATCCTGCTTAAGAAAATAGTAGATATAAGGGCAACGAAGTTTCTGGCAATTATTGCCGTACTGTTTTCATTCACAGTCATAGCTGATGCTGGCACCCTTGAAGATGTGAAAGCACGAGGCAAGCTCAACTGTATTGTTTCTTCAGGATTGGCCGGATTCGCCTCTCCGGACGGAAAAGGCGGCTGGACGGGTTTTGATGTCGATTTCTGCCGTGCCGTAGCCGCTGCCGTGCTGGGAAGCGGGGACAAGGTAAATTTCGTGCCATCTACGAATAGAACGCGTTTTGCCCAGCTAAATGCCGGCGAAGGCGACATACTGTTCCGCAACACCACCGAAACGCTGAGTCGCGACGTTGACCTGAAACTGACCTTCCTGCCCGTTAACTACTATGATGGTCAGGGCTTTTTAGTTCGCAGAAATCTTGGGGTAACGTCAGCAACACAGCTGGCCGGGGCTTCGGTGTGCGTCCAGGTCGGCACCACCACGGAACTTAACCTGGCGGATTACTTCAGATTCAACAAAATGGAGTACGAACATCTCAATACCGGAACCAACGCAGAGAGCATAATCATGTATGAAAGCAAAAGATGCGACGTGTACACAACCGACGCGTCGGCGCTGGCCTCTACGCGAGCGGCACTGAAAAATCCTTCGGAGCATGTGATTCTTCCCGAAATCATTTCAAAAGAGCCGCTGGGCGGCGCGGTGCGCCACGGCGATGATCGTTGGGCTGATATCGGAAAGTGGGTGGTTAACGCGCTGATTATCGCAGAAGAGATGGGAATCACCCAGAAAAACGTCAAGGAGCTCGCCAAAAAACCTGGGAACGATCCGGGCATGAACCGTTTTCTAGGCACCGAAGGCAGCATGGGCGAAATGCTCGGTCTTGACAAGAAGTGGGCCGTTAACGCAATTTCAGCCGTAGGTAACTACGGAGAGATATTCGAAAGGCATCTGGGGCTTAACACTCCTCTGGCGCTTGAAAGGGGGCTTAACGCTTCCTGGAAAGCAGGGGGGCTTTTGTACGCAGCGCCCATTCGCTGA